From Deltaproteobacteria bacterium, one genomic window encodes:
- a CDS encoding FAD-binding protein, whose product MAEKHADVAVLGGGLAGSLAAWIAARSGRRVVLLRRGGAATAVSSGALDLVADPDTTSATPLPNETGLEVLVEREIARNPAHLFSLLTSRSESPGQRAGRLLTAFSLARRALEDCTGLPFAGDGRQNLIAVTQAGTLKQTALLQASMELPEGDVLKRKRVGFCGIRGIPGWDGERAAQVFGHLMSAYNPPRVRGFDIELDESTGYNANALGCASLLEDSGMFDRVIEKIRVGVGSATFDILVVPPVFGFMRAAESVRRAGEKLGCRVAESVSSVPSVPGVRLQLALDRALSAAGVETIHCDIVKGEIGGGVVSGVAVRKNPGEPEEVIRANDFVLATGKFAGGGMIREKRLRESVFGLPVFLDGREILSRQPEELFSRAPEGPHPAFRAGVAVGPDLRPLDGRCQMVARNLVACGNILSGYDYLRGGTGLGAALLTGYLAGEQLAAGKQQEGKQAIGR is encoded by the coding sequence ATGGCTGAAAAGCACGCCGATGTCGCCGTATTGGGTGGCGGGCTGGCCGGTTCGCTTGCCGCCTGGATCGCAGCCCGCTCAGGCCGCCGGGTGGTGCTGCTTCGCCGGGGTGGGGCAGCTACGGCGGTTTCCTCCGGCGCGCTGGATCTCGTTGCCGATCCGGATACGACGTCAGCGACACCGCTTCCGAACGAAACCGGACTGGAAGTGCTTGTTGAGCGGGAGATCGCCCGTAATCCGGCGCACCTGTTCAGCCTCCTGACGTCCCGCAGCGAAAGTCCGGGGCAAAGGGCCGGACGGCTTCTGACAGCTTTTTCCCTTGCGCGCCGGGCGCTGGAAGATTGTACAGGTCTTCCGTTTGCGGGAGACGGCCGCCAGAACCTGATTGCGGTGACGCAGGCGGGTACTCTCAAGCAGACAGCCCTCCTGCAGGCGTCCATGGAACTGCCGGAAGGCGATGTGCTGAAAAGGAAGCGGGTCGGTTTCTGCGGCATCCGGGGCATACCCGGGTGGGACGGCGAACGGGCCGCTCAGGTCTTTGGGCACCTCATGTCGGCCTACAATCCGCCGCGTGTGCGCGGGTTCGACATCGAACTGGATGAATCAACCGGGTACAATGCGAACGCGCTGGGGTGCGCCTCGCTTCTTGAAGACAGCGGGATGTTCGACAGGGTGATCGAGAAAATCCGGGTGGGAGTAGGCTCGGCGACGTTCGATATCCTTGTCGTTCCGCCAGTATTCGGATTCATGCGGGCAGCGGAGTCCGTACGCCGGGCCGGCGAAAAACTGGGATGCCGGGTGGCGGAATCGGTTTCGTCTGTCCCATCGGTGCCCGGTGTGCGGCTTCAGCTGGCGCTGGACCGGGCGCTTTCGGCAGCCGGAGTGGAGACGATCCACTGCGATATCGTGAAGGGGGAAATCGGGGGCGGGGTGGTTTCAGGCGTTGCTGTCAGGAAAAACCCCGGTGAACCGGAAGAAGTCATCCGGGCCAATGATTTTGTGCTGGCGACGGGCAAGTTCGCGGGCGGTGGCATGATCCGTGAAAAGCGGCTCCGGGAATCGGTATTCGGCCTCCCGGTATTTCTGGATGGCCGTGAAATACTCTCTCGCCAGCCGGAGGAACTGTTCAGCCGCGCCCCGGAGGGCCCTCATCCGGCGTTCCGGGCAGGCGTGGCCGTGGGACCAGATTTACGCCCGCTGGATGGCCGGTGCCAGATGGTCGCCCGCAATCTTGTCGCTTGCGGGAATATCCTCTCGGGTTATGACTACCTTCGTGGCGGAACGGGACTCGGTGCGGCACTCCTGACGGGCTATCTTGCCGGAGAACAGCTGGCAGCCGGGAAACAGCAGGAAGGGAAACAGGCCATTGGCAGGTAG
- a CDS encoding glycerol-3-phosphate dehydrogenase/oxidase, producing MSYDLIIIGGGVNGCGIARDAAIRGMKVLLVEKRDFSSGATGGCSGMIHGGARYMLYDIQTTKKSCVDSGYIQKCAPHMLFRIPFLIPVSRRSFASRVMAEAMETYFEGYDLFQPYKNGKKHTRLNREEVLAIEPGLARSVDGAVTMDEYGIDPFRLCAATALSAAEHGAVIRNHTELLTFLRDGDSVTGVRLEDHRTGRIYEEKAKVVFIACGPWNPDVLAKAGVGLRLRKGKGVHLILDRRVVNTGILCDAADGRQIFIIPHDNGAIVGTTDDDFYGDLDNLTVTEDEIEYLLEGIARSFPQVREARVTRVMVGVRPTLWAWHKNEDKLSRDHRIVDHGIRDGARNLLSMSGGKLAAYRIMSEEAVDAVEAAIGRGHVPCRTHEVPLAGGERELNLSELAAKGPLPEFALGRIHFRHGARAEKIVEISQEEPGLQSLVCPCEPVTGAEIAYACRTEWASKLSDVRRRTRLGTGPCQGMRCSQAASCILAREHRLTGARQLEELRDFVANRWKGKFPVLEGEQLAQEELHQANHYCTLNLTAAVPPAGLFEEWRRAAVAPESGENLAAHG from the coding sequence ATGTCCTATGATCTTATCATCATCGGTGGCGGCGTAAACGGCTGCGGCATCGCCCGGGATGCGGCCATCCGGGGGATGAAAGTCCTGCTCGTCGAAAAGCGCGATTTCTCGTCCGGAGCCACCGGCGGCTGCAGTGGCATGATCCACGGTGGCGCACGTTACATGCTCTACGACATCCAGACGACGAAAAAGTCCTGTGTCGATTCCGGCTATATCCAGAAGTGCGCCCCGCACATGCTGTTCCGCATACCGTTCCTCATTCCCGTCTCGCGCCGGAGCTTCGCCAGCCGGGTCATGGCCGAGGCGATGGAAACCTATTTCGAGGGATACGACCTCTTCCAGCCCTACAAGAACGGCAAGAAGCATACGCGTCTGAATCGTGAAGAAGTGCTCGCGATCGAGCCGGGCCTTGCCCGGTCGGTGGACGGGGCCGTCACGATGGACGAATACGGTATCGATCCCTTCCGGCTTTGCGCGGCGACCGCGCTTTCGGCGGCTGAGCACGGCGCCGTGATCCGGAACCATACGGAACTGCTCACATTCCTAAGAGACGGCGATTCAGTGACTGGCGTCCGGCTGGAGGACCATCGCACAGGCCGGATCTATGAGGAGAAGGCGAAGGTGGTTTTCATCGCCTGCGGCCCTTGGAACCCGGACGTACTGGCGAAGGCAGGGGTCGGCCTGAGGCTCCGCAAGGGAAAAGGCGTTCACCTGATTCTCGACAGGCGCGTCGTGAATACGGGGATTCTCTGCGATGCCGCCGACGGCCGCCAGATTTTTATCATCCCCCATGATAATGGTGCGATCGTCGGAACCACGGACGATGATTTCTACGGCGATCTCGACAACCTCACCGTTACCGAGGACGAAATCGAATACCTGCTGGAGGGTATCGCCCGTTCGTTTCCACAGGTGCGGGAAGCCCGCGTGACGCGCGTAATGGTGGGTGTCCGGCCGACCTTGTGGGCATGGCACAAGAACGAGGACAAGCTCTCGCGTGACCACCGGATCGTGGATCACGGCATCAGGGACGGTGCACGAAACCTGCTGTCTATGTCGGGTGGAAAGCTCGCCGCTTACCGGATCATGAGCGAGGAGGCCGTGGACGCGGTGGAAGCAGCCATCGGCCGCGGCCATGTTCCCTGCCGGACACATGAAGTGCCGCTGGCTGGCGGCGAGCGGGAACTGAATCTTTCCGAGCTTGCCGCAAAAGGGCCGCTACCGGAATTCGCGCTCGGCCGTATCCATTTCCGGCACGGGGCGCGGGCGGAGAAGATCGTGGAGATTTCGCAGGAGGAACCGGGGCTTCAGTCGCTGGTCTGCCCCTGCGAGCCTGTGACAGGTGCCGAAATTGCTTACGCCTGCCGGACCGAATGGGCGTCAAAGCTGTCCGACGTCCGCCGCCGCACACGGCTTGGTACAGGCCCCTGTCAGGGAATGCGCTGCTCGCAGGCGGCCTCCTGCATCCTCGCCCGGGAGCACCGGCTAACGGGCGCCCGGCAGCTTGAAGAACTCCGGGATTTCGTCGCCAACCGCTGGAAAGGGAAGTTCCCGGTGCTGGAAGGGGAGCAACTTGCCCAGGAAGAACTTCACCAGGCGAATCACTACTGCACGCTGAATCTCACCGCCGCCGTCCCGCCCGCAGGACTGTTCGAAGAGTGGCGCCGGGCAGCAGTGGCGCCGGAATCCGGAGAGAACCTCGCCGCACATGGCTGA
- a CDS encoding diguanylate cyclase, which yields MKRLRVPAIPLAAVALYTAAAVLLAKGWIAPSRPGVPALLVGAAAALIVAGRLYGPRKIDALQGSIVASVYFLVIWWTGGVAASPLAPGLLLLLAGMSMAISPLAATVAGLSVAGLDAVERFGSGAFPAELDRFVGRLLFILIATAGLGALLRFERRRREHLEGIVQSLRQGREALVKGSLLDEAPEAEGIESRLAGDISGLSRDLEESLYSICDRVGRLLKSRTIALYLKAPGGDTLRLREAVSVVDIDPSKEVRPGDGPVGWVLQYGKPLRVGAQELARIPLPYYAGKTPCGSFAAVPVLDGDTVCGVIAADAVEPDTFGEDDQKILELGAAQVMEVIGSAQALRKVMEQKREFEGLYRFSTALGSTIQEGELAVRLEAAIREIIPADLFILALRREPDGILEIVHAAGAAGLGSLKVEPQSRLGWIAETGHTLAYSRKSGVDPSQPLAFRREKLPSCEVLVGVPLPTPHGVGGVLVAGCRNRDRLKPYEVHLVEVLGRQAAYAFENARLYKRMEQLATTDGLTGLCNHRHFQERITVELERAQRSAQPLSLILLDIDHFKKVNDTYGHPCGDEAIRRLAAVLRNQARQIDLAARYGGEEFVLLLPDTPASGAKAVAERIRNEFQKETFYGPGGEAFQATVSLGLAVYPRDAKKKADIIDRADKALYHAKRTGRNRLVEYGAIEALTDAPAALGLVAAPQARAR from the coding sequence TTGAAACGGCTCAGAGTTCCGGCGATTCCGCTGGCAGCAGTGGCGCTTTACACCGCTGCTGCGGTTCTGCTCGCCAAGGGATGGATTGCCCCTAGCCGCCCGGGCGTGCCTGCGCTGCTTGTAGGTGCGGCCGCCGCGCTGATCGTGGCGGGCAGGCTATATGGTCCCCGGAAAATTGACGCCTTGCAGGGTTCGATCGTCGCCTCGGTCTATTTTCTCGTCATCTGGTGGACTGGCGGCGTGGCAGCCTCGCCGCTGGCACCGGGCCTGCTGCTTCTGCTCGCTGGCATGTCAATGGCGATCTCACCGCTGGCGGCGACCGTGGCAGGCCTGTCGGTGGCGGGGCTGGATGCGGTGGAGCGCTTTGGATCGGGAGCTTTTCCCGCCGAGCTGGACCGGTTCGTCGGCAGATTGCTGTTCATCCTGATCGCCACGGCGGGGCTGGGGGCGTTGCTCCGGTTCGAGCGCCGCCGCCGCGAGCATCTGGAAGGCATTGTCCAGAGTCTCCGTCAAGGGCGGGAAGCACTTGTGAAAGGCTCGTTGCTGGACGAGGCTCCCGAGGCCGAGGGTATTGAGTCGCGGCTTGCCGGTGATATCAGCGGGCTGTCTCGTGATCTCGAAGAATCCCTCTATTCCATCTGTGACCGTGTCGGCCGGCTTCTGAAAAGCCGTACTATTGCCCTGTACCTGAAGGCTCCAGGTGGCGATACGTTGCGCCTGAGAGAGGCCGTATCGGTGGTTGACATCGATCCGTCCAAGGAGGTCCGTCCGGGCGACGGCCCTGTGGGCTGGGTGCTCCAGTACGGAAAACCGCTTCGCGTAGGGGCACAGGAACTGGCCCGCATACCGCTCCCGTACTACGCGGGGAAGACGCCCTGCGGGTCATTCGCCGCAGTTCCGGTGCTGGACGGGGACACCGTTTGCGGCGTCATCGCCGCCGATGCGGTGGAGCCCGATACCTTTGGCGAGGACGATCAGAAAATACTGGAACTGGGCGCCGCGCAGGTGATGGAAGTGATCGGTTCGGCGCAGGCGCTTCGGAAAGTGATGGAACAGAAGCGCGAATTCGAGGGTTTGTACCGGTTCAGCACCGCGCTTGGGTCAACCATACAGGAAGGCGAATTGGCCGTCCGTCTGGAAGCGGCCATTAGGGAGATCATTCCTGCCGATCTTTTTATCCTGGCCCTGCGCCGTGAGCCTGACGGCATTCTCGAAATCGTGCATGCGGCCGGTGCGGCGGGGCTCGGAAGCCTCAAGGTGGAGCCCCAGTCGCGTCTCGGCTGGATCGCCGAGACCGGCCATACGCTCGCCTACTCCCGCAAAAGCGGCGTCGATCCGTCGCAGCCGCTTGCCTTCAGGAGGGAAAAACTCCCTTCCTGCGAAGTGCTGGTCGGTGTCCCGCTTCCGACTCCGCATGGCGTGGGCGGTGTCCTTGTCGCTGGCTGCCGGAACCGGGACAGGCTGAAGCCCTATGAGGTTCACCTCGTGGAAGTGCTTGGCCGCCAGGCTGCCTACGCTTTCGAGAACGCCCGGCTTTACAAGCGGATGGAGCAACTCGCCACGACCGACGGACTCACGGGCTTGTGCAATCACCGTCATTTCCAGGAACGGATCACGGTGGAGCTGGAGCGTGCCCAGAGGTCGGCCCAGCCGTTATCGCTAATCCTTCTTGATATAGACCATTTCAAGAAGGTGAATGACACATACGGCCATCCATGCGGAGACGAGGCAATCCGGCGGCTGGCCGCCGTGCTTCGAAATCAGGCTCGCCAGATCGATCTTGCCGCCCGTTATGGCGGGGAGGAGTTTGTCCTGCTGCTTCCGGATACTCCGGCCTCCGGGGCGAAGGCGGTTGCCGAACGGATACGCAACGAGTTCCAGAAGGAAACATTTTATGGACCCGGCGGCGAAGCTTTCCAGGCCACAGTTTCGCTGGGACTGGCCGTTTATCCGCGGGACGCAAAAAAGAAGGCGGACATCATCGACCGGGCTGACAAGGCACTGTACCATGCCAAACGAACGGGACGGAACCGGCTCGTCGAGTACGGGGCGATTGAGGCACTGACGGATGCGCCAGCCGCCCTGGGGTTAGTGGCCGCGCCGCAGGCGCGGGCACGATAG
- a CDS encoding chloride channel protein translates to METSPDSFGARRVAVWIGFGTLIGIACGLSSAVFLLLLDLATHFRNGHRWIVWTLPVAGLGIGWIYDRWGRRVRAGSNLVLDTIHGAEAGIPTRMAPMVLVGTVLTHLFGGSAGREGTAVQMGGSLADRIAIGFKVRGPVRAELIAAGMAGGFGSVFGTPLAGAIFGIEAAAIGRLHWAALVPGLVAALVGDRVVHWLGIAHTHYPRPEVWTLGLVELGKWMLFALLMAGAALLFVELTQRLKANLEKRLPLLPWRMFAGGVAVVMLWQLVGTDDYLGLGIPGIVSAFSAPPPGWEVFLLKILFTAVTLASGFLGGEVTPLFFIGATLGAAASGWLGIPQELAAGVGLAAVFAAAANAPIALSVMCIELLGLNMFPHVLIVCGLAWILTGHRGIYSSQRVFRRKLTFRAEPARPRLGELP, encoded by the coding sequence ATGGAAACCAGTCCAGACAGTTTCGGCGCTCGCCGGGTTGCGGTCTGGATAGGTTTCGGCACGCTGATCGGGATTGCCTGCGGCCTCTCATCGGCGGTTTTCCTGTTGCTGCTGGACCTTGCAACCCATTTTCGTAATGGCCACCGGTGGATAGTCTGGACGCTCCCGGTGGCAGGTCTTGGGATCGGCTGGATCTACGACCGGTGGGGGAGGCGGGTCCGGGCGGGCAGCAATCTGGTTCTGGATACCATTCACGGGGCCGAGGCAGGAATCCCCACCCGCATGGCGCCGATGGTACTCGTTGGAACCGTGCTGACGCACCTGTTTGGCGGGAGTGCAGGGCGTGAAGGTACCGCCGTACAGATGGGTGGAAGTCTCGCCGACCGGATCGCCATCGGGTTCAAGGTAAGGGGACCGGTGCGGGCGGAACTGATCGCTGCCGGTATGGCCGGCGGTTTCGGCAGCGTGTTCGGAACTCCGCTGGCTGGCGCGATATTCGGGATTGAGGCGGCGGCCATTGGCCGTCTGCACTGGGCCGCGCTGGTGCCGGGGCTGGTGGCTGCGCTGGTGGGTGACCGGGTGGTTCACTGGCTCGGCATCGCCCATACCCACTATCCGCGTCCGGAGGTGTGGACCTTGGGCCTGGTGGAACTGGGCAAGTGGATGCTCTTTGCGCTGCTGATGGCGGGGGCGGCGCTCCTGTTCGTGGAACTGACCCAACGGCTGAAGGCCAATCTGGAAAAGCGGTTGCCCTTGCTTCCGTGGAGGATGTTCGCCGGCGGCGTGGCGGTGGTCATGTTGTGGCAACTCGTGGGGACCGATGACTATCTGGGGCTCGGTATTCCGGGAATTGTGAGTGCCTTCTCGGCACCGCCGCCCGGCTGGGAGGTGTTTCTCCTGAAGATCCTTTTCACCGCAGTCACGCTTGCGTCGGGATTCCTGGGCGGCGAGGTGACACCGCTCTTTTTCATCGGAGCGACACTCGGCGCGGCGGCCTCGGGCTGGCTTGGAATTCCGCAGGAACTGGCCGCCGGGGTGGGACTCGCCGCCGTGTTTGCTGCTGCGGCTAACGCCCCGATTGCGCTGTCGGTGATGTGTATCGAACTGCTGGGTCTCAATATGTTCCCGCATGTGCTGATTGTTTGCGGCCTTGCCTGGATACTGACCGGGCACCGCGGCATTTATTCTTCCCAACGGGTATTCCGCCGGAAGCTGACCTTCCGGGCAGAACCTGCACGTCCCCGTCTTGGCGAACTTCCATAA
- a CDS encoding bifunctional (p)ppGpp synthetase/guanosine-3',5'-bis(diphosphate) 3'-pyrophosphohydrolase, translated as MLRFNDIVEKVQAYHPKADISLLQRAYIFTAKVHKGQVRASGEPYLTHPVEVAGLLADLHFDIPTIATGLLHDTVEDTLATIDEIREMFGEEVAYLVDGVTKLAKVQFRNREERQAESFRKMVMAMSKDLRIILVKLCDRLHNMRTIDFLQPEKRIRVAEETIDIYAPIASRLGIQWIKSELEDLSFKVMMPEVYAELKTQVEAKQKERSKIVDRVAEQVRAKLTESNITADVYGRAKHLYSIFRKMHDSRVDLDEIYDIIAIRTIVTTVRECYETLGIVHSLYTPVPGRLKDYIALPKPNLYQSLHTTLITPGGQPVEIQIRTQQMHQVAEHGVAAHWLYKEGGTAQAGAAAAQFSWLRNMVEAGKDISDSGEFMESLKFDLFPDEVYVFTPKGDVRMLPKGATPIDFAFSIHTDVGLQCIGAKVNGAIVTLETPLRDGDIVTVQTRQNHRPSKDWLQVVKTARARSKLREYFRTEERSRAIEIGRDILDRELQKHGIPLQSMDKAELARTADKLGFRDADKLLIAISYDTIGAPRVVEHLLPPDKRPAPRPAENSFKKLFNAFRTVGGTAEAKARGVRVQGHDDVLVRYAKCCSPLPGDKITGFITRGRGITVHRSDCEAVYEMIPERKIAVEWADGARPTRPVRIEVVCVDKPGMLALFTQTIANLGVNLNRCEVFTTIEKKAVATFDLEVQNLQQLQNVTKELRKIKGVLQIHRVDMNSRSDSPAARPSA; from the coding sequence GTGCTCAGGTTCAATGACATCGTGGAGAAGGTTCAGGCCTACCATCCAAAGGCCGACATCTCCCTGCTCCAGCGGGCGTACATTTTTACGGCCAAGGTTCACAAGGGCCAGGTCCGGGCGTCCGGTGAGCCGTACCTGACCCATCCGGTTGAAGTAGCCGGCCTGCTGGCGGATCTCCATTTCGATATACCGACCATTGCCACGGGATTGCTGCACGACACCGTGGAAGACACCCTCGCCACCATTGACGAGATACGGGAAATGTTTGGCGAGGAGGTGGCCTATCTCGTCGACGGCGTGACCAAGCTCGCCAAGGTCCAGTTCCGTAACCGCGAGGAACGCCAGGCCGAAAGCTTCCGCAAGATGGTCATGGCGATGAGCAAGGACCTGCGGATCATCCTGGTCAAGCTGTGCGACCGGCTCCACAACATGCGGACCATCGACTTCCTCCAGCCCGAAAAGCGCATCCGGGTGGCCGAAGAAACCATCGACATCTACGCGCCGATCGCCAGCCGGCTGGGTATCCAGTGGATCAAGTCAGAGCTGGAGGACCTCTCGTTCAAGGTGATGATGCCGGAGGTCTACGCGGAGCTGAAGACCCAGGTCGAGGCCAAGCAGAAGGAACGCTCCAAAATCGTGGACCGGGTGGCCGAACAGGTTCGTGCCAAGCTGACTGAGTCCAATATCACCGCCGATGTTTACGGCCGGGCCAAGCACCTGTACTCAATCTTCCGGAAAATGCACGACAGCCGCGTGGACCTTGACGAGATCTACGACATCATCGCCATCCGGACCATCGTGACCACCGTACGCGAATGCTACGAAACCCTGGGTATCGTCCATTCCCTGTATACACCGGTGCCTGGACGGTTGAAGGACTACATCGCGCTTCCGAAACCGAACCTTTACCAGTCGCTGCACACGACACTCATCACGCCCGGCGGGCAGCCAGTCGAGATCCAGATCCGCACCCAGCAGATGCACCAGGTTGCCGAACACGGTGTCGCCGCGCACTGGCTCTACAAGGAAGGCGGCACCGCGCAGGCGGGCGCGGCGGCGGCACAGTTCTCGTGGCTCCGCAACATGGTCGAGGCGGGCAAGGACATTTCCGACTCCGGTGAGTTCATGGAGTCGCTCAAGTTCGACCTGTTTCCCGACGAGGTTTACGTATTCACTCCCAAGGGTGACGTCCGCATGCTCCCCAAGGGAGCGACGCCGATCGACTTCGCGTTCTCGATCCATACGGACGTGGGGCTGCAGTGCATCGGGGCCAAGGTGAATGGCGCCATCGTGACGCTCGAAACCCCCCTCCGCGACGGCGACATCGTGACCGTGCAGACGCGTCAGAACCACCGGCCCTCGAAGGACTGGCTCCAGGTGGTCAAGACCGCCCGGGCACGGTCAAAACTGCGCGAGTATTTCCGGACCGAGGAGCGGAGCCGTGCAATCGAGATCGGCCGTGACATTCTGGACCGTGAACTCCAGAAGCACGGGATTCCGCTCCAGTCCATGGACAAGGCCGAATTGGCCCGGACAGCCGACAAGCTGGGGTTCAGGGATGCGGACAAGCTGCTCATCGCCATCAGCTACGACACGATCGGCGCACCCCGCGTTGTCGAGCACCTGCTACCGCCCGACAAGCGGCCGGCGCCCCGGCCAGCCGAGAACTCGTTCAAAAAGCTGTTCAATGCCTTCCGGACTGTCGGCGGGACAGCCGAAGCCAAGGCTCGCGGTGTGCGCGTGCAGGGGCACGACGATGTGCTGGTCCGGTACGCCAAGTGCTGTTCGCCGCTGCCCGGCGACAAGATCACCGGCTTCATCACCCGCGGCCGCGGGATCACCGTCCACCGGTCCGACTGCGAGGCGGTCTATGAGATGATTCCGGAACGCAAGATCGCCGTCGAATGGGCCGACGGAGCGCGGCCCACCCGTCCGGTGCGTATAGAGGTAGTCTGCGTGGACAAGCCCGGCATGCTGGCCCTTTTTACCCAGACCATTGCGAATCTCGGGGTTAACCTGAACAGGTGCGAAGTGTTCACGACGATCGAGAAGAAGGCCGTCGCCACATTCGACCTGGAAGTCCAGAATCTCCAGCAACTCCAGAACGTCACCAAGGAACTGAGAAAGATCAAGGGAGTGCTGCAGATCCACCGGGTCGACATGAACTCCCGGTCCGATTCCCCTGCGGCCCGCCCCAGCGCCTGA
- a CDS encoding NUDIX domain-containing protein translates to MSGLLELLAGYRPAHPAEERSLERILDLLAGVDQPFSRDTYAPGHITASAFLVDRSGRGTVLLHHVKLGIWVQPGGHLEPGDAGPAEGALREAAEETGLAGLELAADAPRPFDLDVHDIPARGSEPAHAHHDLRYLVMGDMRVPVSAPDGEAPRVRWFSWDEAFELPLDSNLRLGLEKARLYVAKAR, encoded by the coding sequence GTGTCCGGGCTCCTGGAACTGCTGGCGGGTTATCGGCCGGCCCATCCGGCCGAGGAACGTTCCCTGGAACGTATCCTTGATCTTCTGGCAGGCGTGGACCAGCCATTCTCAAGAGATACATATGCTCCTGGCCATATCACGGCGAGCGCGTTTCTCGTTGATCGCAGCGGACGCGGGACGGTTCTCCTTCATCATGTGAAACTGGGGATATGGGTTCAGCCGGGCGGGCATCTGGAACCGGGCGATGCCGGTCCGGCTGAAGGTGCGCTTCGTGAGGCTGCCGAAGAGACAGGCCTGGCCGGACTCGAACTGGCAGCGGATGCGCCCCGGCCGTTCGATCTGGATGTGCACGACATTCCGGCACGCGGTAGCGAGCCGGCTCACGCACATCACGACCTGCGTTATCTGGTCATGGGCGACATGAGAGTTCCGGTTTCCGCTCCTGACGGGGAAGCCCCGCGCGTGCGGTGGTTCTCGTGGGACGAGGCATTTGAACTTCCTCTGGATTCCAATCTGAGACTGGGACTGGAAAAGGCCCGCCTGTATGTGGCGAAAGCACGATGA
- a CDS encoding aldehyde dehydrogenase family protein → MAKVIEVFEKATGNRLGEVPARTVEECREAVKRARSAQKIWAKKSYEDRGRIMLRFRDALLDRIDETARLLSQENGKTLQESVMMEIMPIADLATYFARNAGRILSPKKIPLHLFLHRASYVHYKPRGVLLLISPWNFPFTIPTGEVIMALMAGNAVVHKPASLTPLIALHTRKLFDEAGLPPDIYQVVTAPGRTAMEMVGMGVDFVSFTGSTETGKAIAAEAGKYLIETTMELGGKDPAIVCEDANLNQAANSIVFGALANSGQVCASIERVYAVGKTYEPLVEKIVERVKRLRQGNPLDEVDVGAMTDEGQLKIIEQQVDRAREQGAVIHTGGKRPDGPGLFYPPTVLTNVTETMDVIAEETFGPVIPVMRVESIDEAIERSNNSRYGLDAYVFTRDRKRGRQIAERLDAGTVQVNDWLPTHAAPETPWGGVKESGIGRVHGDDGLRHLCEAYHVNYDRTPMPDRLPISYPYSKQAYRMISGATKALYASSLTDRVRAVRDLFGA, encoded by the coding sequence ATGGCAAAGGTGATCGAGGTTTTCGAGAAGGCCACAGGGAACAGGCTGGGTGAGGTTCCCGCCCGGACCGTGGAAGAATGCCGCGAGGCGGTAAAGCGCGCACGCTCGGCACAGAAGATCTGGGCGAAAAAGTCCTACGAGGACCGGGGCCGGATCATGCTCCGGTTCCGGGATGCACTGCTCGACCGGATTGACGAGACGGCAAGGCTCCTGTCTCAGGAAAACGGCAAGACGCTCCAGGAATCGGTGATGATGGAGATCATGCCGATTGCCGATCTGGCAACCTATTTCGCCAGGAATGCCGGACGCATCCTGAGTCCGAAGAAGATTCCGCTTCACCTGTTTCTCCACCGGGCATCCTATGTCCATTACAAGCCGCGAGGGGTGCTGCTTCTCATCAGCCCGTGGAACTTCCCGTTCACGATCCCGACGGGCGAGGTGATCATGGCACTCATGGCGGGTAATGCCGTGGTCCACAAGCCGGCATCGCTCACGCCGCTCATCGCGCTCCATACGCGCAAGCTGTTCGATGAAGCCGGACTGCCGCCGGATATCTACCAGGTCGTCACGGCTCCGGGCCGCACGGCCATGGAGATGGTCGGGATGGGCGTGGACTTCGTCTCGTTTACCGGTTCCACCGAGACCGGCAAGGCCATCGCCGCGGAAGCGGGGAAATACCTGATCGAGACGACGATGGAACTGGGGGGCAAGGATCCGGCGATCGTCTGCGAAGACGCCAACCTCAATCAGGCGGCGAACTCGATCGTGTTCGGCGCCCTGGCCAATTCGGGCCAGGTCTGCGCTTCCATTGAACGGGTCTACGCGGTGGGCAAGACATACGAACCTCTCGTCGAGAAAATCGTCGAGCGCGTGAAACGTCTCCGGCAGGGGAACCCGCTGGACGAGGTGGACGTGGGGGCCATGACCGACGAGGGGCAGCTCAAGATCATCGAGCAGCAGGTGGACCGTGCCCGTGAGCAGGGTGCCGTGATCCACACCGGTGGCAAGCGTCCTGACGGTCCCGGCCTGTTCTATCCCCCGACCGTTCTCACGAACGTAACCGAGACAATGGACGTGATCGCCGAGGAGACCTTCGGACCGGTCATACCGGTTATGCGGGTGGAAAGCATCGACGAGGCCATCGAGAGGTCGAACAACTCCCGTTATGGACTGGACGCCTATGTGTTTACCCGTGACCGCAAGCGTGGGCGGCAGATTGCCGAACGCCTCGATGCGGGCACCGTGCAGGTGAATGACTGGCTCCCGACCCACGCGGCACCGGAAACGCCGTGGGGCGGCGTCAAGGAGTCAGGCATTGGCCGGGTGCATGGGGATGACGGCTTGCGGCACCTGTGCGAGGCCTATCACGTGAACTATGACCGGACACCCATGCCCGACCGGCTGCCGATCTCCTACCCGTATTCGAAGCAGGCATACCGGATGATCTCCGGGGCGACGAAGGCACTATACGCTTCGTCACTGACCGATCGGGTCCGTGCGGTGCGGGATCTCTTCGGAGCCTGA